CCGGTTCTGAGCGATCGTGTTCTTAAACTCGTTGTAGACTACGTCGACCTTGTCCCACAGCTCACGGCGGTATCCTTCAATCGCATCGTCGACGATACCCGACGCCGTCTTAAAGCTGAGAGAGTCGAACACACCCCGGTAATCGCCGACGACCTGATAGTCGCGCTTCGAGAAGTGCTCGTGACCCTTACGGCCGACGCACAGCAGGTACAAGTTGCCCGCTTTCTGGACATCCCGATACTGCGACTCGATCGCTTCCTCTGCCTTCTTGATCACGTTCGAGTTGAACGCACCAGCAAGGCCACGATCTGCGGTTATGACGATGAGAAGAACCCCGTCAATCGCCTCGCGCTGCTGAAAGAACTCGTGAGCCGTCGGGTCGAGCTCTTCCTGCAAGTGATCGACGATCTCGCGGATCTTAAACGCATACGGGCGTGTGTTGAAGATCCGCTCCTGGGCTTTCCGAAGCTTAGCAGCCGCGACCATTTTCATGGCTCGCGTAACCTGCTTCGTGTTTTCAACCGAGTTGATTCGGTTTCGAATGTCGCGAAGGTTCGCCATAGATCAGGAGCGTTGCACAGAGGTGAGACAGAACCGCTATGGGCGTCACGGGCGGTGAGGCAAACCCTCACCGCACCAGTGCGACCCGTGCGGACACGCAATCAGGTGGAAGCTGTTACGCGGCAACTTCGCCGCCAAGAATGTCTTCGCTCTCTTCCTCTTCCTCCTCTGCGTAGACATCGGTGAGGTCATCGGCTACCTTCTCGAACGTCTCTTTCGCTTCGTCGGAAAGCTTGCCGGAGTCGCGAATTCCTTCCATCACGCTTTCGTGCTGGAGGCGCAGACGCTCGAGATACTCCTCTTCAAAGTCCGCGATCGATTCGAGCGGCACATCATCGAGGAGACCTTCGATCGCAACGTAAATGATCGCGACCTGCTCCTCGACCGGTACCGGCGAGAACTGATCCTGCTTGAGGATCTCGACCAGGCGCTCGCCCCGGTTGAGCTGGCGCTGCGTCGATGCATCGAGGTCGGAACCGAACTTAGCGAATGCTTCCAGCTCGCGGTACTGCGAGAGGTCGATGCGCAGCGTACCGGCCACTTTCTTCATCGCCTTAATCTGCGCGGATCCACCCACACGGGAGACCGACGTACCAACATCGATGGCCGGACGGATACCCGAGTTGAAGAGATCCGTCTCGAGGTAAATCTGACCGTCGGTAATGGAAATGACGTTCGTCGGAATGTATGCCGACACGTCACCAGCCTGCGTTTCAATCACAGGGAGAGCGGTCATCGAACCACCGCCTTCGACCTTGTCCTTCATAGCCTCCGGCAGGTTGTTCATTTCGCCGGCCACTTCATCGTTATCGATGATCTTGGCGGCGCGCTCCAGAAGGCGGCTGTGCAGGTAGAAGACATCACCCGGATACGCTTCACGTCCCGGCGGACGGCGAAGCAGCAGGGAGAGCTCGCGGTAAGCGACGGCCTGCTTCGAGAGATCGTCGAAACCGACGAGCGAATGGCGGCCGGTATCGCGGAAGAACTCGCCGATGCAGGCTCCAGCGAATGGAGCCACGTACTGCAGAGGCGTCGGCATGGACGCCGAAGCGTTCACGATCACCGTGTATTCCATCGCGCCGTTGCGCTCGAGATCGCGACGGACCTGGGCGACCGTCGAGTCCTTCTGGCCGACGGCGACGTAGACGCAGTAGACCGGCTTGTCGGTGTCGTGCGTCTGCTTCTGGTTGATGATCGTATCGATGATCACCGCCGTCTTACCGGTCTGACGGTCACCAATGACGAGCTCACGCTGACCGCGACCGATCGGAATGGCCGAGTCAATCGACTTAATACCGGTCTGAAGCGGTTCACTCACCGGTTCACGGTAGATCACGCCCGGTGCTTTGCGCTCGAGCGGAAGCGACATCTTCTCGCCTTCGATCGGTCCCTTCCCGTCCATCGGGTTGCCGAGCGGGTCGATGACACGCCCAAGCATATTTTCATTGACGTTGATCGAGGCGATCTCGCCCGTACGACGAACCTCATCGCCCTCACTGACCGCGTCGACCTCACCGAAGATAATGACGCCGACGTTGTCTTCTTCCAGGTTCAGAACCATTCCCTGAACGCCGCTATCCGGGAAATCGACGAGCTCACCGGCCTGGACGTTGGCAAGGCCATAGATGGAGGCAATCCCGTCACCGGCTTGCAGCACGGTTCCTACTTCATAAGTTTCGGCATCAGCCTCGAAACCGCCCAGCTCTTGCTTGAGGACGGACGTGACTTCATCCGGTCGTATCGACGTGCCGTTGGACATAGCGTGTAAGGTCGAAAGGTGATATCAAATCTTGATGCGGAGCGAGGATCGGCAGTGAGCCGATCGGAATGGGATACTTCTAAAGGGGGACTGCTGGGTCAGGGCGCAGGAGGCGCGCCGTTCTCGGCCGGGGCATCCCCGACGCGGCCCGTGCGGAAGCGCTCACGAAGGTTCTCCAGCTTGTTGCGGACGCTTCCGTCAAAGACCCGATCGCCAATTCGGACGACGACACCTCCGATCAGGGATTCATCGACATCCACAACGAGACGGATCTTCTTACCGGTGGTCGCCTTCAGCGCGTTCTTGAGCGCCTCCCGGTCGTCGTCAGACAAATCGTATGCTGCCTTCACATGAGCCTCGACCACGCCACGTTGTTCATCCCGCAGCGCCCGGTACTGATTCGTCATCGGGGAGATCATACCCTCCCGGTCTTTTCGAACCAGGAGTTTGAGAAAGCGAACCGTCAGCTCATGCGTACGATCAGCCAACAGAGCGTCAATCACGTTTCCCTTCTTCTCGTCAGATATGACGGGATTCTGAAAGAAACGATGTAGCTCGTGCGAGTCGTCGAGCGAGGCGCGAAGAAGGGCGACATCGCCATCGATGGCATCGACAATGCCAAGGCGATCGGCCTCTTCATAAAGCGCGGTCGCGTACCGGCGAGCGACAGTGCGTTGACTCATAGGGTGTGCAGGCGATTAGGCGTTCAGCAGGAAACAGCGGCCAGGCCGCTGAAGAATAGCGACGCGCTTAATTCTGGGGCAGGTCGTCGATGAAGTCGTTGACCAGCTTGCGCTGACGCGGGGCGTCAAGATCTTCCTTGACGATTTTCGAAGCAGCCTGCACAGCGAGGTCGGCAACTTCGTCGCGGAGTTCTTGGAGCGCACCCTGCTTCTCGCGTTCGATTTCAGCACGGGCCTGCTCCTGCATGCGCTGCACCTCTTCGCGCATCTGAGCTTTCTCCTTCTCCTTCAGCTCTTCGGCAGATTCGCGCGCCTCGCGAAGAATACGTTGCGCTTCACGCTCGGCTTCGCGGCGGGCTTTGTCGTTTTCGGCCTGAATTTGCTTCGCTTCCTGCAGCGCTTTTTCGGCGCGGCGGATCGAATTATCGATCGTTTCCTCCCGGTCCTTCAGGGACGTGGTGATCGGCCCCCACGCGTATTTGTAGAGAACGAAAAGCAGGATCGAGAACGCGATTGCTTTCCAGACGATGAGTCCGGAGGCAGGTTCGAGAAGTCCGGCAGCAAGTACGAGGTGCATAACAGTCTTCCGGGAAGTATTCCGGGATGAAGATTCTCCGGGGCGAGAGGCAGACCGCAAAGCGAAAGCGACGCGGTCAACAACAGGGATCGAATGGGTAAACGAGGGATTGGGCCCTCAGGTGCCCATTCGGGAGGGTCGGCGGTGCAGCGGGCGAGCGTGGACGGGTCGCGGCAGTCTGCCGACGCGTTTCCGCACGAACGAAAACGTCTCGGCAGACCGGCACGAGCCGAGCACAGCACAGCGATAAACGATCGGGCCAGAGGCCGCCTCGGGAGAGGCGAGTCGCGCCACCGTCGCATGCTGCCCGAAGACAACTAACGACGGCGACGTCCACTCGGACCTGTTCGTATCGCCGGGAGCGTCCCCTCCATGCACTACGCATGGGCGACTGGACGCTGTGAAGCCGGTGCCGGAGCCGCGTAGGTTACGACGTCGCCAGCAGGACGCAGATAACGAGACCGAAGAGGGCAACACCCTCAATCAGCGCCGCGGCAATAATCATCGACGTACGGATGTCACCGGCGGCTTCCGGCTGACGTGCAGAGCCTTCCATCGCAGGGCCAGCAAGACGGCCAATGCCGTAGCTAGCACCAATCGTCACGAGTCCGGCGCCAAGACCGGCAGCAAGAAAAGCGTATGCAGTCGGATCAAATTCCATAGTGAAAACCTCAGGTTAAGTCGTTCGAGTCGGTGGGGCGAGTGTAGATCCCGGGGAACCGGGGTACGAACAGGAAGGGTCCTGCATCGTGGGGGTCCTGCAAAGGGTTGTACTGCGAGGCACACCTCGGCCCGAGCCAAGGTGACCGTTCCGAAGCAAATCGATGCTAGGATGCAACGGCTTCGCGTTCGGTGGAGACGCGCGTCTTCTCGGGAGCGGCGCCGTCACCCGCAAGGGCGGGCGTCAGGTCTCCGGTGTCGTGGTGGTGCTCATGCTCGTGATGCTCATCATGGTGATCGTGCTCTTCGACGGACATGCCGATGAAGAGCGCCGACAGGATGGTGAACACGTAGGCCTGAATGAAGGCCACCAGCAGCTTCACCAGTGAGATAAACACCGTCAGGAAGATGCTTGGGATGGCGGCCCCATAGGCCGCGGTCGGCCCGAACGTCACGTTCATAATGAAGATGAGCCCGAGCAGGCTGAAGATCACCAACGCACCTGCCGCCATATTCGCAAAGAGACGAATGGCAAGCGCAAAGTGACGGGTTAAGAGTCCGAGAATCTCGACAGGGACGAGAATAATTCGGATCAGAACCGGCACCTCAGGCGGGCCGAGAAGGATATGTCTCCAGTGATCCTTCGATGCGTACACCTGCCCGATCACGAAGGTGAAGACCGCCAGCATACCCGTGACCGCCAGATTGGAGGTCGCGGCAGCGCCGTACGGCACAAGCCCGAGCAGGTTTGCAAACAGAATGAAGAAGAATGCTGTCAGCAGGTACGGCAGAAATTTTTCGTGCTTATCGCCGAGCGTTGGCTTGGCGATCTCGTCGCGGATGTAGATAATCAACGCCTCAAAGGCATTCTGAAACACCCCTCTGGGTGCTTCATCGCGCCCGACGCCTCGCTTGTATTTATTCGCAAGCGAAATACCGATAACGGCGACGATCAGCATCGCCAGGAGTCCGAAAAGCAAGTGCCGCGAGATCGAGAAGTCCAAGATCACGCTTCCGGCCGCCGGCTGAAGCTGGGCGTGAAGGTGCTTATGACTTTCGATCGCCGTCTCGAGCTGCGCCGCGGTCTTCACGGGCCCCTCTTCGAGAACAAGCTGAAAGTCACCGGACCGAAGCGCGGCCGCGGTCGAAGCATATGCCTTCACGGTGAGCGAGCCTGACGCATCTTCCATCAGGAATATACGCGGGAGCTCGACCGTGGCCATCGGCTCAAACTCAAGGTAAAAGCCGTCGGCCGTATGCCCAACGATGTCGACCGTCCCCCCTTCTGCGGCCTGGGCATTCATCGGGGCCCAGAACACGCCGAGGGTGAGCACGACGAGCAGAGCGTACAGGGACTTCTTCATGGCAACGTGTCGTTCGTACATGCAGTACCCGTGGTTACGGATGGGTGCGGCCGGCATGAGCCCCTGTGGAGCTTTCACTGCCGCCCGCATTGAAAAAACATTGCTGTGTGCCTGGTGGATGCCGGCGCGATGAGGCAACCAGTTGATACGTGCTCCAAATCGATACAGAAACTACAAGCGTGACGCCTTCACCAAGCGAGTGAAAGCACCGCCTACTTCACCGTCGCGCATCGTCGGACGCATCCCCAGCCGCTTCGCGGACCACGTCGCTTGTCTGGCGATGAAGGTGCAACACCTCCATAATAAGCGTTACGACGAAGACCCCAAAGAAAGAGCCGATGAATGCTGTCTCGTCGACCGGCACAAAGACCAGTGTTACTGTAACGAGAAGCAGGGCAAATGCCATTCGCGCCAAAAGACCACCGAAGGCGATGGCCAGAAACTGGTTTCGACTACCGGACTGAAGCGCAACCCGATGCGTTATGAGACTCGCGATCGCATATAGCAGGGCTAGCCCTACACCGATAGCGAGTCCGATCAGTACTGGTTCATCCATAGTCGACTCCGTTCGACTGCAACATGTGAGTGCAGTGATCCCGCCCAAATATCGCATCGGGCGAAATGCCGATTCACATCAGCATTCGGAATCTACTGATTAGCAAGAGAGGTGCTGATAAGGGACAGTGAATAATAAGTCAAAGGGGGATGGAAAGCGACGAGTCGAACCAGCCCAAACCTACCAGCGCCCTCCGGAAGCGTGTCGATCTACCGCCAAACCCATGTCGGTTTGGGCTCAACCATCCGGCGACGTGCCCGAATCGGACGCGCCCGACTCACTCTTTTTTCTCCTCCGTACCTTTTTCTGCTCCTCCTCGATGTTGAAGCGCATGATGATCCCGAGAATGGCAACAAAGCTCAACACCGTCCCGGCGATGCTCAGCCAGGGTACTGTTTCGAGGTAGCGGTCCAGCCAGGCTCCGCCCCCACCGAAGATGAGAATCGCGGCAGCGATGCGATACCCTAGGTCGATGTGCGGCCCAGCCACGCGTAATGATTCCTGCCAACTTGCCTTTCCCATTACACCGAATCGATTGGCGTGGTCATGATGGCTGCGTCGGCCCCACCCTCAACATGCGAATCGACCGATCTACTTCTTCGCACCCGACGACTCAGGGGTCGCCGTACCGGAATCGACCGAACTCTTCTTCGAGCTGGGCTTCCCGGACGCACTCGACGACTTAGATGACTTGGACGTGGAGGCTGCGACATCGTCGGACCCAACCGCTTTTTCGGTGACTGCCTCTCCCATCTTACACGTGCCGGTGAAGACGGCACCTTCCTCGACGACCAGACGGTCGGTCTGGATACTTCCATCAACATGTGCTGTGCTTTCCAGCTCTAGACGCTCGTCGACGTATACTTCTCCTTCGATGGTGCCGCCAACAGCGGCATTGGTGGCGCGCAGCTCTCCTTCTACGACACCATTTTTCGAGATGACCGCCCGACCGTTCACGATCAGCTTACCGACGACGCGGCCGCTGACATTCACGTTGCTCTCTGCGCGAAGCGTCCCTTCGAAAACGGTCCCTTCGCCAACGATATTGAACTGGGCCTGACTTTGTCCACTGCCCTGATTAGCCATAGACGATTTTGAGCTTTTGTCTTTCTTATTTCCGAAAATAGCCATTCGACGTGCGGGGGAGGGAATGCAAGAAACGACTACGCTGAGAAGACGACCTACGCCACACCCAGCGCAAGGCCCGACCGATGCAATGACGACCGAGCCGCGTGCGCCCGCTTATAGAGATCGTCCTGCGTGTGGATGGTACACCACAGAACGGGCATATCCAAACGCAAACGAGCTGGAGAGAGATGCTGGCGCTATGAAGCGGACACGGATCTGGGGGCTCATAAGATCCACCCTGCGCCAGATAAAGGAGGACCTCACCACGAAATTCGACCAACCTCACCGATTTCCCACATGGATCAGCCTAGAAGTATGGACACCCGTGGCCGCTCTACCATCCTTCGAAGAGGGGCCGCGGGTCCTGCGCGAGCCCATTGTGCCAGAGCTCAAAGTGCAAGTGCGGACCGGTCGTGATCTCGCCCGAGTTGCCACTGATCGCGACGGCTTCTTGCTGATGCACGCGGTCGCCGACGCGCTTAACGAGGCGCTGGTTATGCTTGTAGACCGACACGTACCCATCCGCATGCTGCACTGCTACCGTAAAGCCCCCATCGTTCGTCCAATCAGCAAAGATGACGTAACCGTCCGCCACGGAGTACACATACGAGCCGGCCTCAACGGCGATATCAATCGCGTAATGACCCTCTCGCACGTTAAAGCCGCGGGTCGGGAAGCCCGTCTCGACCGGAGGAGCCAGCGGCATTCGCAGACTCGGCAATCCATCGACGGAGCCCGAAGACGACGCGCTGCTCGCCGGGAAGCTCGTGACCGTCACGGCCGGTTGCTCGTGCACCTCGCTGTTTCCCGATCGCTGCTGTGGAGCCGGACGGCTTCGGGCGCCGGGCTGAGATGCCGGCTCCGAGGCAGATGCTGCTCCACGCGGCTCAACGCGACCTGTCATGAGTTGCTGCAGCCGCTCGATGTAGCGACGCTGCACCGTCAGCGAGTCGCGAAGGGCCGCGACGCGCATCGCACTCAGCTGCGCGCTACGCTGCACAGCCTCGGTTCCGTAGCCAGGAATAAGCGTACGGATCGGGGTGAACGCAATGATCGCCGTCGTGAGGACCACCGCGGCACCCAGTGTGGATAGCCAGAGCACACCGAGCTCCCGTGGGCGGACCTCATGTCGCCGCGCGGGGTCCGAGCTCTCGTCGTTCATGACGAGAACGGTAAGTTTTGCACGCCAGTGGTCGGCGAGATCCGACAAGAACGTCCACATGCGAGATCGGTGCTTAGGGGAAACGGGGCACGAGCGAGATGAGCACACGCAATGGAACGGCCGTAACGCCATCCAACTTGGCTCGTCGTCTTACAACGTAGGGCACTTACCGGACGATTTCACCGGCATCCCCACGAAAAGGATGCGGTATACCGACGATTTTCGAATAGCGGGGAAACAACATGCAAGGTGCCATTGTGCTCTACAACTGTACCCGTGGAGATACGTGTTCGGTCGCCCGGAGCATTTGACTATGCTACAGAGGCTCGACCCCGAAAGCCGTATTTCCCCAGCTTTTGAATATGAAAGACAGCATCCGACATGCCGCAGAATAAGTCCGCAGAGAAGCGTATCCGCCAGAACGAAAAGCGGCGCAGCCGCAACAAGGCCAAGAAGACGAACGTCCGGTCGATGATGAAAAAGCTCCGTGCCACGGAGGATAAGGCCGAAGCTGAATCGCTTCTCGACGACGTCAAGGCAGCCCTCGACCGCCTGGCCGGCAAGGGTATTATCCACAAGAACAAGGCCGCCAACTACAAGAGCAAGCTTGAGAAGCACGTGAACTCGCTCGATGCGTAGGCCGAAAGGTCGAGTCTATCCATCCGGGTGGGCTCCCTTTTACGAAACGACGGCGTCCAACCGCTTTCGAGGCTCGCTCACGCGTAGCCGTACCGCCAACATGCGATGAACTCGGAATGACGAGATTCAAGCGCATGCGTGCGAAGATTTTATTCCGTTAACGTGATAACTCTTCAACGCGGCGGTCAAAGCATTGCGTTCCGGTTGGATATTCCCAATATTCGCGGAGGAAGACCATGCCTGTGCCGAAGGTATTTGGCATGTTTCCCCACGTTGCCGTATACATGAGCGCAGCGTACCTGCGATTTTCGAGGCGAGTTCAGTCGCCGAAACGACCCGAAACAATCGCTTTTGTGCATGGGAAGGTAGCGGGTTAGATTTATTTCCCGCTCATCTCATGATCGCTCCGGGTCGGTTCGCGGAGACTCTTGTTGCACGATCATAGCCCGATTCGTCTGATTACAACCAGACGATATCAACCATCGGGTCTGTTCTCACCTGAACTGCAGCCGCAGTCGCGCCAAATTGTTCTTTACTTGCACGTCGACTGCGCGTTGTCTTTTCGCTTTACCGCGCATTGGTCCGTTCATCGGACTCATCCAGCAGCAGGGGTTTCTCCTGCACCAGGGCTTCGGCCCTATATTGAAGCACCGGCATCGTAGCATCGGTTTTCGCTTCCTCAGACGCAGCGCAACCAACCACTATGAAAATACATACTGTGAACGCACGTCAAAGCTTCACCTATTGGCTTCCTCTTCTGCTCGTCCTCGGCGGGCTCTTCGCCGCGGGTTGCGGCCCAACGGCTCCAGAGGTCATGTCGACTTCTGGACCGGATGAGCTGGAAACCGGCGAATCTGGCACGTTTGAGGCCACCGTCAACGAAGATGTCGGTGAAGATGGCCTCAGCTACACCTGGAACTTCGGCGACGGCAACACCGGCTCCGGCCTCCTCGCGAGCCACAGCTTCAGCTCGCCCGGAGAGTACCAGGTCGTGTTCACCGCCCAGAACGAAGGCGGTACAGCCCGCGACACGATGATGGTCAACGTGGTGCGCCCGCCGCAGCCAGCCCGCATCACCACGATCAACGCCAACCCGAATCCGGCAGACGAAGGCGAGTCGGTTAGCTTCAGCAGCAACGTCCGCGGCGACAGCCCCCTCTCCTATGAGTGGGACTTCGGCGACGGAAACACCGCTACCGGCGAGTCGGCTTCGCACACGTTCGAAGAGCCGGGCCAGTACACCGTCTCCCTCACCGCGTCGAACGACGTCGGCCAGGACACGCGCACCCTCAACATGACGGTCGAGCGTGACCTGCCGCCGATCTGCACCAGCGTCAGCGAGTTCAACTCGGCGTTCTTCAGCCGGAACTCCAGCACGCTCTCGGATGAAGCCGAGTCCTCCCTTATGGAGAACAGCGACATCCTGAGCCAGTGCCCGAACCTCAGCGTTCGCGTCGAAGGATACGCCGCCCCGGGCGAGCGTAGCCCTGAGTCCCTGTCGGAAGATCGCGCCCGCGCGGTCTCCCAGTTCTACCAGGACAACGATGTTGCCGCGAGCCGCGTCACGACGTCTGCTGAAGGCGAAGTGGGTGGAGTCACGAGCAAGAAAGGTGGCACGCGTCAGTTCCGCCGCGCCGACTCGATTCCGGTGCGCAACTAACGTATCCGCCTGACGGATCTGGCGAGATTCGCTCTCGCCACCAAGGCCTCCTTCCTCCGGGAAGGAGGCCTTTTTGTATGCAAACGGGTGTTTTGGCGCAGCGAATGGGCTTTCCCTCCCCGGCGAACTCCTGACCTCTCTGCTCCGTTTTCTACTTCCTCTTCTGTTTCTCTCTCGTCGCCTCCTTCCTTCATCCCCATGCCCGGCTTCGACGCATCAGCCCAATTGGATCTCACGCTACGCCTGAAGGCTGAAGCACGGCGCCTCGGCTTTGACGACTGCGGCATCTCTTCCGCTGAGCCCCTTGACGAGGAAGCCCGCCGTCTCGAACAATGGCTTCTCGAGGGACGCTACGCGACGATGGAGTGGATGGCGAACCATTTCGACAAGCGCACCGACCCCACCCAACTGGTTGAGGGGGCGCAGTCGGTCATCTCTGTGCTCCACAACTATTACCAACCCGATCCGCCCGAAGCGTCCGACGGGCGGGGAAAGATCAGTCGGTATGCGTGGGGCGACGATTACCACGAGGTGATGAAGGACAAGCTGTACCGCCTCTATCAGTGGCTCCAGGAGGAGGTGGGTACAGATGTAAACGGGCGCGCATTTGTAGACTCGGCGCCCGTGATGGACAAAGCCTGGGCGGCTCGGTCCGGACTCGGCTGGCAGGGAAAGAATACCCTCCTGCTGAATCGCGAGATGGGCTCGTACTTCTTTCTTGGTGAGCTGATCGTCGACGTCCCTCTGACCCCCGATGCGCCGGTTCCCGACTCATGCGGCTCCTGCACTCGGTGCCTGGATGCCTGCCCGACCGACGCGCTGTACGAACCGTATGCTCTCGACGCTTCACGCTGCATCTCCTACCTCACGATTGAGCACCGTGGCTTCGACGTGCCGGACGAGATCCGTGAGGAATTGCACAACTGGATCTTCGGCTGCGACATCTGTCAGCAGGTCTGCCCGTGGAATAAATTTTCGCGCCCGACGCAGGAGCCAAGGTACGAAGCGCGGGAGGACGTCCGCGACACCGACTTACATGACTGGGTGGAGATGAATCTGGATGCCTTCGAGAAACGCTTTCAAGGTACGCCGGTCACGAGGGCCGGCTACGAAGGCTTTCAGCGGAACGTGCGAAATGCGATGGCGAAACTGGAGTCCACGTCGTAGCAGCAACTTACTCTGCAACTGCCGTTTCCACAGTCGTGGAGGATCGCTCTGCTGCAGCCTCGGCCTCCTCGCGCCGCTCCCTGGGCGCAACCAGGGGAATCCACGCAAGGCCGCTGGCGATCTGCAGTCCAGCAAATGCAAGAACGGTCTGGCGAATCGTCAGCAGGTCCAACTCCAGGATCACGCTTGCGACGACGATCGAAACCGATTCGGCGACCATCACAAGCAGCCACTCCGTCGAGAAGACCCGGCCCCGGAAGCGATCCTCCGTTCGCTTCTGTAGCATCACGGTGCTAAGCACCCAGTTGGAGGCACTCGCGGCATGAGCGATCACGACGAGGACGCAGACGGCCGTCACACCGAGCGTGGTCGGTGACCACGGAATCAGGCCGACCCCGAAGTAGAACGCGCCGCACACCGCGATCGAGCCGCCAATCACCGTCGGCCAGTTGGATCGATCCGAAAAGATGGCGCGTGTCACGATCGGCCCGATGCCGGTCCCGATGCCACGCGCCATGAACAACACGCCGATCCCGGCCGCGACGGCACCTGGCTGAATCTCGTCTCCGATAAGCGTTAGCATGTACACGAGCGCTCCGCCCCCGATCGCCCACGTCGCTTTCGCTAGCGCAATCCGCCGAACGCGCGCATGGCGCTTCAGGTGGCGCCATCCATCGACAATTTCCCGAAAGGCGGACTGGACCAGCCCCTTCTCCGTCTCGACCCTATCCTGCGGAATGCGGGTGCCGTAGATGAATACAGCCGACACGAGGTACGTCACGCTATCGATGATGAAGACCGTGGACGGCCCGAGCCATTCCGTCGCAAGGCCTCCGAGCGCCGCTCCGACGGCGAGCATCGTCGACCACGTGGCCGACGAGATCGCGTTTGCGGTCAACAGTTCGCGAGGCGTCGTAATGTTTGGGATGGACGAGCTCTTCGCCGGCTGAAATACGGCTCCGATCACGACCTGTGCCGTCATGAGAGCGTAGAGCCACGGGACATCCGCAGCGTCGTTGATCAGCAGGAAGCCGAGCACAACGACAGCACGCGCCAGATCCGCTCCGATCATCAGCTGACGCCGATTAAACCGGTCGACGATAACACCGGCCAGCGGGGCGACAATGGCCCACGGCAGCATCTTGATCACGAAGACGAGACCGAGAGCAAGCGGCGACCCGGAGAGGGTGCTAACGAGCGTGTAGAGCGCGATGGTATTGAACCAGTCGCCCAGGTAAGAGATGAGGGTGCCGGCCCAGAGCCGCCGGAAGTTTTGATTTCCGCGCAGGAGCTCGATGTAGCCAGCCTGCTCGTCAACCTCTTTGTCGTGCGATGTGCGGGGGGAAGTAGCCATAGGGGAGCTTAGACCGACTGTCCCCCCGGCGGAGTTTCTCGCCTACGATAAAATCACTTTGGCTGAAAAGTTCAAAGTTCAGCGTTCAGGGTTCAGGGTTCAGGGTTCAGCGGACTGCCGAATGACCTGAAGGGGGATGCCCATTGAGATATAAAACAAAAAACCGTCGCACGGCGGTGCGACGGTTGATCCCTTCGGGAATGATCGAGAGGCCTCTCTCATCCGGTAGATTCATTTTACCGATGTTGCGCGGACCACGAATTTCAGAGCTCAAGGTTCGTCGTGTGCAGACCGCACCGGGGTGGCTGGGGGCAGTCGGCCTGGCTGTGCAGAG
The nucleotide sequence above comes from Longibacter salinarum. Encoded proteins:
- a CDS encoding M23 family metallopeptidase — translated: MWTFLSDLADHWRAKLTVLVMNDESSDPARRHEVRPRELGVLWLSTLGAAVVLTTAIIAFTPIRTLIPGYGTEAVQRSAQLSAMRVAALRDSLTVQRRYIERLQQLMTGRVEPRGAASASEPASQPGARSRPAPQQRSGNSEVHEQPAVTVTSFPASSASSSGSVDGLPSLRMPLAPPVETGFPTRGFNVREGHYAIDIAVEAGSYVYSVADGYVIFADWTNDGGFTVAVQHADGYVSVYKHNQRLVKRVGDRVHQQEAVAISGNSGEITTGPHLHFELWHNGLAQDPRPLFEGW
- the rpsT gene encoding 30S ribosomal protein S20, with the protein product MPQNKSAEKRIRQNEKRRSRNKAKKTNVRSMMKKLRATEDKAEAESLLDDVKAALDRLAGKGIIHKNKAANYKSKLEKHVNSLDA
- a CDS encoding PKD domain-containing protein; translated protein: MKIHTVNARQSFTYWLPLLLVLGGLFAAGCGPTAPEVMSTSGPDELETGESGTFEATVNEDVGEDGLSYTWNFGDGNTGSGLLASHSFSSPGEYQVVFTAQNEGGTARDTMMVNVVRPPQPARITTINANPNPADEGESVSFSSNVRGDSPLSYEWDFGDGNTATGESASHTFEEPGQYTVSLTASNDVGQDTRTLNMTVERDLPPICTSVSEFNSAFFSRNSSTLSDEAESSLMENSDILSQCPNLSVRVEGYAAPGERSPESLSEDRARAVSQFYQDNDVAASRVTTSAEGEVGGVTSKKGGTRQFRRADSIPVRN
- the queG gene encoding tRNA epoxyqueuosine(34) reductase QueG gives rise to the protein MPGFDASAQLDLTLRLKAEARRLGFDDCGISSAEPLDEEARRLEQWLLEGRYATMEWMANHFDKRTDPTQLVEGAQSVISVLHNYYQPDPPEASDGRGKISRYAWGDDYHEVMKDKLYRLYQWLQEEVGTDVNGRAFVDSAPVMDKAWAARSGLGWQGKNTLLLNREMGSYFFLGELIVDVPLTPDAPVPDSCGSCTRCLDACPTDALYEPYALDASRCISYLTIEHRGFDVPDEIREELHNWIFGCDICQQVCPWNKFSRPTQEPRYEAREDVRDTDLHDWVEMNLDAFEKRFQGTPVTRAGYEGFQRNVRNAMAKLESTS
- a CDS encoding MFS transporter; the protein is MATSPRTSHDKEVDEQAGYIELLRGNQNFRRLWAGTLISYLGDWFNTIALYTLVSTLSGSPLALGLVFVIKMLPWAIVAPLAGVIVDRFNRRQLMIGADLARAVVVLGFLLINDAADVPWLYALMTAQVVIGAVFQPAKSSSIPNITTPRELLTANAISSATWSTMLAVGAALGGLATEWLGPSTVFIIDSVTYLVSAVFIYGTRIPQDRVETEKGLVQSAFREIVDGWRHLKRHARVRRIALAKATWAIGGGALVYMLTLIGDEIQPGAVAAGIGVLFMARGIGTGIGPIVTRAIFSDRSNWPTVIGGSIAVCGAFYFGVGLIPWSPTTLGVTAVCVLVVIAHAASASNWVLSTVMLQKRTEDRFRGRVFSTEWLLVMVAESVSIVVASVILELDLLTIRQTVLAFAGLQIASGLAWIPLVAPRERREEAEAAAERSSTTVETAVAE